The DNA window AACTATTATCCGGTGGACAAAGACAGGCTGTTGCACTAGCTAGAGCTGTAATCAATGACCCCCCTATCCTTCTTTTAGATGAACCCACCGCATCATTGGATCACACCAGTGAAGTCTTAATCATGCATAACTTAGCTGAATACGCTAAAAATAAAACCATGCTAATGATCACTCATCGAACCTCCCTCCTTCAACTGGCCGAAAAACTCGTAGTGATTGATGCAGGAAAAGTAGTAGCAAACGGTCCAAAAGCCGAAGTTCTTGAAGCCCTACGTCAAGGTAAAATTGGAGCGGCTAACTAATGAGCAGCTTTGAACAAAAAAGTTTTGAACAATTAGGAAAACTAAACAACGCTGTTGGCAAGAAAGCCTCCCCACTACTTGATCGCGTATTTAATAGATGGTTTGATCAGTCTAACCAAAAAGATTGGGTTACGGATGCTGAATGGGCGAAAATACAACAGGAACCCGTTAATGCAAGAGCCCTACTTTACGGCGTTGTTCTGGTTCTAGTGCTTTTAATCATCTGGGCATTCTTTGCAGAATTAGATGAAATTTCTCGCGGTGAAGGTAAGGTTATACCATCACAACAACTCCAAGTCGTGCAATCTCTCGACGGAGGAATTGTAGAAAAAGTTTTTATTCGTGAAGGCCAAACAGTGAATGCTGGCGATGTTCTAATTCGAATTGATCAAACACGTTTTCTATCCGGACTTATGGAAAACCGCTCCCAATACAATGCGCTATCTGCAGAGGTAGCCAGATTATCTGCACTAGCGGACAGTTCACCATTGATATTTCCTGAAGAACTAGTCAATATCGCTCCAGAAATTGTTTTGCGAGAACGACGACTTTATGAATCAAACCTAGATGAACTGAATCGACAGCTTGATGTTTTTCGTGATCAACTAGAACAAAGAAATCAAGACCTGAAAGAAGCTCAAGCTGCTTTAGAACAACATAGAATGTCTCTAGAACTAGCTAAAAAGGAACTTGCAATAACGCGACCTTTACTAAGAACTGGCGCGGTTTCTGAGCTGGATATATTAAGGCTAGAGCATAATGTAGAGAATACGGAACGTGATATAGCAAGAGCTCAAGCAATTATTCAACGAAGTCGTGCCGCCATTAATGAAGCCAACAGTAAAATTAGAGAGACTAAATCGAGTAATGTTAATCGATGGCGCACGCAATTATCTGAGTCAGCGGCACGATTAAAAACACTGGTTGAAGCAGAAACGGGACTTGCCGACA is part of the Thiomicrospira microaerophila genome and encodes:
- a CDS encoding HlyD family type I secretion periplasmic adaptor subunit translates to MSSFEQKSFEQLGKLNNAVGKKASPLLDRVFNRWFDQSNQKDWVTDAEWAKIQQEPVNARALLYGVVLVLVLLIIWAFFAELDEISRGEGKVIPSQQLQVVQSLDGGIVEKVFIREGQTVNAGDVLIRIDQTRFLSGLMENRSQYNALSAEVARLSALADSSPLIFPEELVNIAPEIVLRERRLYESNLDELNRQLDVFRDQLEQRNQDLKEAQAALEQHRMSLELAKKELAITRPLLRTGAVSELDILRLEHNVENTERDIARAQAIIQRSRAAINEANSKIRETKSSNVNRWRTQLSESAARLKTLVEAETGLADKVKHAEIRSPVNGVVQRLFTNTIGGVVTPGREVVEIIPIDDQLIVEAKISPRDIAFIHPGQAATIKLTAYDFLIYGGLNATVEHISPDTITDERDNTFYLVRLKTEERFEQNNLQIIPGMTAQVDIITGKKTLLEYLLKPVTRATSNALTER